From the genome of Streptomyces sp. NBC_01317, one region includes:
- a CDS encoding serine hydrolase — translation MTNRRISGRASRRARGALSVALAAGVLVPVAAAAAPATAATPTVTCTSDKAGLAAKLSKDITAALKGRKTTAAVSVYDRTTKTRCSLRATQKFDSASVVKVTVLATLLWDAKKTNRLLTKKEVDLTTAMITKSDNAATSTLWKQLGPTKIKGFLKAAALTQTTPGAGQYWGLTQITAHDEERLLALITSKNTVLSDNSRSYILGKMNKVVTSQRWGVPAGAPATATVQLKNGWLSRSTHGWRVHSIGAFTGKGHNYLITVLTHDNKTMNDGVNTIQAVAKAIHKDLNPAATKAKAALHAVPSTPYEAVPATPEKAAREAVPATR, via the coding sequence ATGACCAACCGACGAATATCCGGACGTGCGTCCCGGCGTGCCCGTGGCGCGCTCTCCGTGGCGCTGGCCGCGGGTGTGCTCGTGCCGGTGGCCGCCGCCGCGGCGCCCGCCACGGCCGCCACACCCACGGTCACCTGCACCTCGGACAAGGCGGGCCTCGCCGCCAAGCTCTCCAAGGACATCACCGCGGCCCTCAAGGGCCGGAAGACGACCGCGGCCGTCTCGGTGTACGACCGCACGACCAAGACACGTTGCAGCCTGCGCGCGACGCAGAAGTTCGACTCCGCCAGCGTGGTCAAGGTGACCGTCCTCGCGACCCTGCTCTGGGACGCGAAGAAGACGAACCGCCTTCTCACGAAGAAGGAGGTCGACCTCACCACCGCCATGATCACCAAGTCGGACAACGCGGCGACCAGCACGCTCTGGAAGCAGCTCGGCCCGACGAAGATCAAGGGCTTCCTCAAGGCCGCGGCCCTGACCCAGACCACGCCGGGCGCCGGGCAGTACTGGGGCCTCACCCAGATCACCGCGCACGACGAGGAGCGGCTGCTCGCGCTCATCACCTCGAAGAACACGGTCCTGAGCGACAACTCGCGCAGCTACATCCTCGGCAAGATGAACAAGGTCGTCACGTCCCAGCGCTGGGGCGTCCCGGCCGGGGCCCCGGCCACCGCCACCGTCCAGCTGAAGAACGGCTGGCTGTCCCGGTCCACCCACGGGTGGCGCGTGCACAGCATCGGCGCCTTCACCGGCAAGGGCCACAACTACCTGATCACCGTGCTCACGCACGACAACAAGACGATGAACGACGGCGTGAACACCATCCAGGCGGTGGCCAAGGCGATCCACAAGGACCTCAATCCCGCCGCCACGAAGGCGAAGGCCGCTCTCCACGCGGTGCCCTCGACACCGTACGAGGCGGTCCCGGCCACCCCGGAGAAGGCAGCCCGCGAGGCAGTCCCCGCCACCCGCTGA
- a CDS encoding thiamine pyrophosphate-binding protein, translating into MMHDHDHDTPRLTPAQLAAALSPPAGRTGGDLVTETLYGLGATTVFGLPGQHTLALFDALRRSPLTYVGLRVENNAGFAADAYGRTTGEVAPLFLSTGPGALTSLAALQEAAAASAPVLAIAGQVPRAGLGGGRHGYLHELRDQQASFRDVVKSVHLVRTASQIPSAIAAAWESALTAPHGPVWVEIPADVLSAPTTLPQVTAVDATPRELTPRPELIAVAAHLLAGAARPVIVAGGGVVRADASGKLRALAEKLAAPVVTTYGGKGAFPWEHPLSLRSWMEDRHTTDFLEDADVLLVVGSGLGELSSNYHTFAPRGRVIQIEADLGKLEANHPALGIHADARAALSALLESEPLESADRRDATEAAGSVRAVLDAVEARIAGRHLEPERRILAAVRDALPARAASFWDMTILTYWAWAAWPGPMHSAQGAGGLGYAFPAALGAAAADPTRPVLAVSGDGGALYSIAELATARQYGLPVTWLIVDDGGYGILREYLTDAYGETTGTDLTGPDFVALAESFGVPAVRTTPESLREDLAKALVSPGPSVVVLPARLRMFAPTHLGTVR; encoded by the coding sequence GTGATGCACGACCACGACCACGACACCCCCCGCCTCACCCCCGCGCAGCTCGCCGCCGCCCTTTCCCCGCCCGCCGGCCGCACCGGCGGCGACCTGGTCACCGAGACGCTGTACGGGCTCGGCGCGACGACCGTCTTCGGGCTGCCGGGACAGCACACCCTCGCCCTGTTCGACGCCCTGCGCCGCTCCCCTCTCACCTACGTCGGCCTGCGGGTCGAGAACAACGCGGGCTTCGCGGCCGACGCGTACGGCCGTACGACGGGCGAGGTCGCCCCGCTGTTCCTCTCCACCGGCCCCGGCGCCCTCACCTCCCTCGCCGCGCTCCAGGAGGCCGCCGCCGCGTCCGCGCCCGTCCTGGCGATCGCCGGCCAGGTGCCGCGCGCCGGCCTCGGCGGCGGACGCCACGGCTACCTCCACGAACTGCGCGACCAGCAGGCGTCGTTCCGCGACGTCGTGAAGTCCGTGCACCTCGTCCGTACGGCCTCGCAGATCCCGTCGGCGATCGCCGCCGCCTGGGAGTCGGCGCTCACCGCCCCGCACGGCCCGGTCTGGGTGGAGATCCCCGCGGACGTGCTGAGCGCGCCCACGACCCTCCCGCAGGTCACCGCCGTGGACGCCACCCCGCGCGAGCTGACGCCGCGCCCCGAACTGATCGCCGTCGCCGCCCACCTGCTGGCCGGCGCGGCCCGCCCGGTGATCGTCGCGGGCGGCGGGGTCGTCAGGGCCGACGCGTCCGGCAAGCTGCGCGCGCTGGCCGAGAAGCTGGCCGCGCCGGTGGTGACGACGTACGGCGGCAAGGGCGCGTTCCCCTGGGAGCACCCGCTGTCCCTGCGCTCCTGGATGGAGGACCGGCACACCACCGACTTCCTCGAAGACGCGGACGTCCTGCTCGTCGTCGGCTCGGGACTCGGTGAACTGTCCTCGAACTACCACACGTTCGCCCCGCGCGGCCGGGTGATCCAGATCGAGGCGGACCTCGGCAAGCTGGAGGCCAACCACCCCGCGCTGGGCATCCACGCCGACGCCAGGGCCGCGCTGTCGGCGCTGCTGGAGTCGGAACCGCTGGAGTCCGCCGACCGGCGCGACGCCACCGAGGCGGCCGGGTCGGTCCGCGCGGTCCTCGACGCGGTCGAGGCGCGGATCGCGGGCCGGCACCTCGAACCGGAGCGCCGGATCCTCGCGGCGGTACGGGACGCGCTGCCCGCGCGCGCCGCGAGCTTCTGGGACATGACGATCCTCACCTACTGGGCGTGGGCCGCCTGGCCGGGACCGATGCACTCGGCGCAGGGCGCGGGCGGCCTCGGGTACGCCTTCCCCGCCGCCCTCGGCGCGGCGGCGGCCGACCCCACCCGGCCGGTCCTCGCGGTCTCCGGCGACGGCGGCGCGCTGTACTCGATCGCCGAACTGGCCACCGCCCGCCAGTACGGCCTGCCGGTCACCTGGCTGATCGTGGACGACGGGGGCTACGGCATCCTGCGGGAGTACCTGACGGACGCGTACGGCGAGACCACCGGGACGGACCTGACCGGGCCGGACTTCGTGGCGCTCGCGGAATCCTTCGGCGTCCCTGCCGTCCGTACGACTCCGGAGTCGCTGCGCGAGGACCTGGCGAAGGCGCTCGTGTCGCCGGGCCCCTCGGTGGTGGTGCTCCCGGCGCGGCTGAGGATGTTCGCCCCGACGCACCTCGGCACGGTTCGGTAA